The following are from one region of the Bacillota bacterium genome:
- a CDS encoding response regulator yields the protein MANRTVLFVDDEINVLNALKRGLIDEDYRCEFALNAKDALKIMEEQDICVLVTDMKMPGMDGLSLLKIIKEKYPNTVRIVLSGYTQLPQVLATINQADVFKFITKPWKLEEEFKHVIRQAVEYYNLQMESIELKKTLEARNISYQKILKSMEEKLTNNKEDFENIKNIGSFILDSIESNINEIKPSSTLCDELVNQTRLIKQLYMGYLDTVPTTNTNFDLKKLVEELKCYLTSLNSVSNVIFNTDNLVNYKCVGNYKLLYFILTFTLGKTLCESNKNNLNLTVVSDRDADNIKLDFLVEIRTTNIGISEENGFARNELILIEKLMNKISMILNGSMVIYKDDGDTIIKLQIKLKKSTGGL from the coding sequence ATGGCGAATAGGACAGTTTTATTTGTAGATGACGAAATTAATGTTCTTAATGCTTTAAAACGAGGATTAATAGATGAGGATTATAGATGTGAGTTTGCCTTGAATGCTAAAGATGCACTTAAAATTATGGAAGAACAGGACATCTGTGTTCTTGTTACAGATATGAAAATGCCTGGGATGGATGGACTGTCATTACTAAAAATTATCAAAGAAAAATATCCTAATACAGTCAGAATAGTGTTATCTGGCTATACTCAGCTGCCACAGGTATTAGCAACGATTAATCAGGCTGATGTTTTTAAATTTATAACAAAACCGTGGAAGTTGGAAGAGGAGTTTAAGCATGTCATAAGACAGGCTGTAGAATATTATAATTTGCAGATGGAAAGTATTGAATTGAAAAAAACTCTTGAGGCAAGAAATATATCTTATCAAAAAATTTTGAAATCAATGGAAGAGAAGTTAACTAATAACAAAGAAGATTTTGAAAATATAAAGAACATTGGCTCTTTTATCCTGGATAGTATTGAAAGCAATATAAATGAAATAAAACCAAGTAGTACGTTATGTGATGAACTAGTTAACCAAACCAGGTTAATTAAGCAATTATATATGGGTTATTTGGATACAGTACCAACTACAAATACAAACTTTGATCTTAAAAAGCTGGTGGAGGAATTGAAGTGTTATCTGACAAGTTTAAACTCCGTAAGTAATGTAATATTCAATACTGATAACTTGGTAAATTACAAATGCGTCGGTAACTATAAACTATTATATTTTATCTTAACTTTTACACTCGGGAAAACACTTTGTGAGAGCAATAAAAATAATTTAAATCTTACTGTTGTTTCTGATAGGGATGCCGATAATATCAAATTAGATTTTTTGGTAGAAATCAGAACGACGAATATAGGTATTAGCGAAGAAAATGGGTTTGCTCGTAATGAGTTGATATTAATTGAAAAATTAATGAATAAAATTAGCATGATTTTAAATGGCAGCATGGTTATTTATAAAGATGATGGAGATACGATAATAAAGCTGCAAATAAAATTAAAAAAAAGCACAGGCGGTTTATAA